A part of Myxococcus landrumus genomic DNA contains:
- a CDS encoding TetR/AcrR family transcriptional regulator has product MKRRDALLDAALRCFSERGLLGTGIEEIRKAAGASPSSVYHLFDGLPDLTLALLIRTFERLFTHLVSRVVPTSTAEEAVVALVDGHLEWILSHRDEGRFMYQAMAMELGTDAAEVLLARKAELLAPIVQHVARFVSEGSLPPWPTLLLDVVLLGPSHEACRRFLGGAPLDPAWMRSQLPKLAWQSVRPQTPRGA; this is encoded by the coding sequence GTGAAGCGACGCGACGCGCTGCTGGACGCGGCCCTGCGATGCTTCTCGGAGAGGGGGCTCCTCGGCACGGGCATCGAGGAGATTCGCAAGGCCGCCGGCGCGAGCCCTTCGAGCGTCTACCACCTGTTCGACGGACTCCCGGACCTCACGCTCGCGCTGCTGATTCGCACCTTCGAGCGACTCTTCACCCACCTGGTCTCCCGGGTGGTGCCCACTTCCACGGCGGAGGAGGCCGTGGTGGCGCTGGTGGATGGCCACCTGGAGTGGATTCTCTCCCACCGGGACGAGGGCCGCTTCATGTACCAGGCGATGGCCATGGAGCTGGGCACGGACGCGGCGGAGGTGCTCCTGGCTCGCAAGGCGGAGCTGCTCGCGCCCATCGTCCAGCACGTCGCGCGCTTCGTCTCGGAGGGCTCGCTGCCGCCTTGGCCCACCTTGCTGCTGGACGTGGTGCTGCTGGGCCCAAGCCACGAAGCCTGCCGCCGTTTCCTCGGAGGCGCTCCGCTGGACCCTGCGTGGATGCGAAGCCAGCTACCGAAGCTGGCCTGGCAGAGCGTCAGGCCCCAAACACCGCGCGGCGCGTAG
- a CDS encoding MBL fold metallo-hydrolase, which yields MSPSRHGCQFSGVRLERVRASRQFEDGRFRNTAPVGPGIQGNPLPVLGEFFLGASKRVPPGPVPLESPLESWTRRPDTGFRVTWLGHSTMLLELDGARILTDPVFGERASPLSFAGPRRFHAVPASLESLPELDAVLVSHDHYDHLCRPTIEALAKRRVRFVTALGVGAHLESYGVAPELITELDWWERTQVGPVVFTATPSQHFSGRGLGDRNRTLWASWVLEGEKHRVFFSGDTGLTEELVEVGRRHGRFDLVMLEVGAFHPSWGGIHLGPENALKAHAMLGGGTLMPVHWATFNLGLHPWDEPAETLLRMATEQQVQLFTPRLGAAVEPTRWETATPWWREVTEGALNPRPVMGG from the coding sequence ATGTCTCCTTCCCGCCATGGTTGTCAGTTCTCTGGGGTGCGACTCGAGCGGGTGCGTGCCTCCCGCCAGTTCGAGGACGGCCGCTTCCGCAACACCGCCCCCGTGGGGCCCGGCATCCAGGGCAACCCGCTGCCGGTGTTGGGTGAGTTCTTCCTGGGCGCCTCGAAGCGTGTGCCTCCCGGGCCCGTGCCGTTGGAGAGCCCGCTCGAGTCCTGGACGCGGCGGCCCGACACAGGGTTCCGCGTCACCTGGCTGGGCCACAGCACGATGCTCCTGGAGCTCGACGGCGCGCGCATCCTGACCGACCCCGTGTTTGGCGAGCGTGCCTCGCCGCTGTCCTTCGCGGGGCCTCGAAGGTTCCATGCCGTGCCGGCGTCGCTGGAGTCGCTCCCGGAGCTGGACGCGGTGCTGGTGTCGCACGACCACTACGACCACTTGTGCCGGCCCACGATTGAGGCGCTCGCGAAGCGGCGAGTCCGGTTCGTCACGGCGCTGGGCGTCGGAGCCCATCTGGAGTCCTACGGCGTCGCGCCGGAGCTCATCACGGAGCTGGACTGGTGGGAGCGAACGCAGGTGGGGCCGGTGGTGTTCACGGCCACGCCGTCACAGCACTTCTCCGGCCGAGGGCTGGGGGACCGCAATCGGACCTTGTGGGCGTCCTGGGTGCTGGAGGGCGAGAAGCATCGCGTGTTCTTCAGTGGGGACACGGGGCTGACGGAGGAGCTGGTGGAAGTGGGCCGACGTCACGGACGCTTCGACCTGGTGATGCTGGAGGTCGGCGCGTTCCACCCGAGCTGGGGCGGCATCCATCTGGGCCCGGAGAACGCGCTCAAGGCTCACGCGATGCTGGGCGGTGGCACGCTGATGCCGGTCCACTGGGCGACCTTCAACCTCGGATTGCATCCGTGGGACGAGCCCGCCGAGACGCTCCTGCGCATGGCCACCGAGCAGCAGGTGCAGCTGTTCACGCCTCGCCTGGGCGCCGCGGTGGAGCCGACGCGCTGGGAGACGGCCACCCCGTGGTGGCGCGAAGTCACCGAGGGCGCGCTGAACCCTCGCCCCGTCATGGGCGGGTAG
- a CDS encoding DUF7873 family protein: MTKLNQIVAVEKGVKSRSLQELTQAHHDLQKPQLLNGISRTYQPRDEEGERFPPESTRVQVRTDDVLKKTKEILTRLFDVTATKDLTNCHAKADVRVDGKVLLKGAPATYLLFLEKQLVDLHTFVKKLPTLDPSETWTPDPAQGLWATEPVQTAKTKKVPRNHVKAEATEKHPAQVEVYYEDIVVGYWKTVKYSGALPALRVHELLERVEKLQQAVKFAREEANAVEVQELKSGDAILGYLLS; this comes from the coding sequence ATGACCAAGCTCAACCAGATCGTCGCCGTCGAAAAGGGCGTCAAGAGTCGCTCCCTGCAGGAGCTGACCCAGGCGCACCACGACCTCCAGAAGCCCCAACTGCTCAACGGTATCTCCCGCACCTATCAGCCCCGTGACGAGGAAGGTGAACGCTTCCCTCCTGAGTCCACGCGCGTGCAGGTGCGCACCGACGACGTGCTGAAGAAGACGAAGGAGATCCTCACCCGTCTCTTCGACGTCACCGCCACCAAGGACCTCACCAACTGCCACGCGAAGGCGGACGTCCGCGTCGACGGCAAGGTGCTCCTCAAGGGCGCTCCCGCCACCTACCTGCTCTTCCTCGAGAAGCAGTTGGTGGACCTGCACACCTTCGTGAAGAAGCTGCCCACGCTGGACCCGTCGGAGACCTGGACTCCAGACCCGGCGCAGGGACTGTGGGCCACCGAACCCGTGCAGACGGCCAAGACGAAGAAGGTCCCTCGCAACCACGTGAAGGCCGAGGCCACCGAGAAGCACCCCGCGCAGGTGGAGGTGTATTACGAGGACATCGTCGTCGGTTACTGGAAGACGGTGAAGTACTCGGGCGCCCTGCCCGCCCTTCGAGTTCACGAGCTGCTCGAGCGAGTGGAGAAGCTCCAGCAAGCCGTCAAGTTCGCGCGTGAGGAAGCCAACGCGGTGGAAGTCCAGGAGTTGAAGTCGGGCGACGCCATCCTCGGCTACCTCCTGAGCTGA
- a CDS encoding DUF6210 family protein — protein sequence MRREATRDEATVMAMHNVFLDPAGTTPFGLAVIVLAPTGVTYEHQCEGLMTSTRTVEGFLVPVPSNDYDPEANEAFDAEGALLSFFHKEFRGNPPPPEQWTPGQVESLAKLVSRVPFWSTPTGSAPSELLHLTLDMERVAEITEAWVPVKTPYGPGILVFQNCD from the coding sequence ATGCGGAGAGAGGCAACCCGTGACGAAGCGACGGTGATGGCCATGCACAACGTCTTTCTCGACCCTGCCGGCACCACCCCTTTCGGCCTCGCCGTCATCGTGCTGGCGCCCACGGGCGTCACGTACGAGCACCAGTGCGAAGGCCTCATGACCTCGACACGCACGGTGGAGGGATTCCTCGTGCCGGTTCCCTCCAACGACTACGACCCGGAAGCGAACGAAGCGTTTGACGCCGAGGGAGCGCTGCTCAGCTTCTTCCACAAGGAGTTCCGCGGAAATCCTCCACCCCCCGAGCAGTGGACGCCAGGTCAGGTGGAGAGCCTCGCCAAGCTCGTCAGTCGAGTCCCCTTCTGGTCCACGCCGACGGGCTCCGCGCCTTCGGAACTTCTTCACCTGACCCTGGACATGGAGCGCGTCGCGGAGATCACCGAAGCATGGGTGCCCGTCAAGACACCCTATGGCCCCGGCATCCTCGTCTTCCAGAACTGTGACTGA
- a CDS encoding LysR substrate-binding domain-containing protein, whose translation MLLNPHPFTLRQLQYAVAVADTLSFRKAAARCHVSQPSLSAQLAQLEEVLGVRLFERDRKRVLPTAAGQRLVERARRLLLEADDLQDEARRVGNPLDGTLRIGIIPTVSPYLLPALTPVLRKQYPRLTLAWVEDKTKALTRSLEAGTLDAALLALEADVGDVERDVIAKDAFFVVAPKGHPLAARNTPVSVAELREAKVLLLDEGHCLREQALAFCTRARAHEQEFRATSLSTLAQMVAGGAGVTLLPALAIPTESRRAELVVRPIAPPVPHRTLALVWRRSTPLAPALRQLAATLREGYPSDSTAPRPRGASKSRASQSR comes from the coding sequence GTGCTCCTGAATCCCCACCCCTTCACGCTCCGGCAGCTCCAATACGCGGTCGCCGTCGCGGACACGCTGAGCTTCCGCAAGGCCGCGGCGCGATGCCACGTCTCGCAGCCGTCCCTCAGCGCGCAGCTCGCACAGCTCGAGGAAGTGCTCGGAGTCCGGCTGTTCGAGCGCGACCGCAAGCGGGTGCTGCCCACCGCGGCCGGTCAACGGTTGGTGGAGCGAGCACGGCGACTCCTGCTCGAGGCCGATGACCTTCAAGACGAGGCCCGGCGCGTCGGCAATCCCCTCGACGGAACGCTGCGCATCGGCATCATCCCCACCGTCTCGCCGTACCTTCTCCCCGCGCTCACGCCCGTGCTTCGCAAGCAGTATCCCCGTCTGACGCTGGCCTGGGTCGAGGACAAGACCAAGGCCCTGACGCGAAGCCTGGAAGCAGGAACACTCGACGCCGCACTGCTGGCGCTCGAGGCCGATGTCGGCGACGTGGAGCGGGACGTCATCGCCAAGGACGCGTTCTTCGTCGTCGCCCCCAAGGGCCACCCGCTCGCCGCGAGGAACACCCCCGTGTCCGTGGCGGAGCTGCGCGAGGCCAAGGTCCTCCTCCTGGACGAAGGCCACTGTCTGCGAGAGCAGGCCCTCGCCTTCTGCACACGTGCTCGGGCCCATGAGCAGGAGTTCCGCGCGACGAGCCTCTCGACGCTCGCGCAGATGGTCGCGGGCGGAGCCGGCGTCACCCTGCTCCCAGCCCTGGCCATCCCCACCGAGAGCCGCCGCGCGGAACTCGTCGTGCGCCCCATCGCGCCTCCGGTTCCGCATCGAACCCTCGCGCTCGTGTGGCGTCGCAGCACGCCGCTCGCCCCCGCCCTGCGACAGCTCGCCGCCACGCTCCGGGAGGGCTACCCCTCCGACTCCACCGCGCCTCGCCCACGCGGTGCCTCCAAGTCACGTGCGAGCCAGTCCCGTTAG
- a CDS encoding amino acid permease gives MGIWSKKSLARLQDEDSAGHEMHRTLNGLQLTLLGIGAIIGAGIFVVTGTAAAQHAGPAIVLSFVLAGLGCLFAGLCYAEFASMIPVAGSAYTYGYATLGELVAWIIGWDLMLEYLFASSAVAVGWSGYLTAFLRDYVGVVIPAALANAPFETAPGSLIPHATGAIINLPAVLLVGVLTVLLVVGMRESARVNNIIVFLKIGIVLLVIIFGAFHIEQANWTPFIPPNTGRYGEFGWSGILAGAGVIFFAYIGFDAVSTAAQETKNPSKDLPTGILGSLIVCTVLYVLMAGVMTGLAPYSTLDVPEPVYVAISKGGPSLAWLRPIVGLGAIAGLASVVLVMLMGQPRIFFAMSRDGLLPPFFGRIHPRYRTPYVSTIITGVVSMVVAGLFPIGLLGHLVSIGTLFAFVVVCAGILVLRYRRPDLPRPFRTPFVPLVPILGILCCGALMLGLGLETWLRLIIWLGLGLAIYFGYGRKHSRVAQAEAQAGSEAS, from the coding sequence GTGGGAATCTGGTCGAAGAAGAGCCTCGCGAGGCTCCAGGATGAGGACAGCGCGGGGCATGAGATGCACCGCACCCTCAATGGGCTCCAGCTGACGTTGCTGGGTATTGGCGCCATCATCGGCGCGGGAATCTTCGTCGTGACGGGGACGGCGGCCGCGCAGCACGCGGGTCCAGCCATCGTCCTATCGTTCGTCCTGGCGGGATTGGGGTGTCTCTTCGCGGGGCTGTGCTACGCGGAGTTCGCCTCGATGATTCCCGTCGCCGGGAGCGCGTACACGTACGGCTACGCCACCTTGGGCGAGCTGGTGGCGTGGATCATCGGCTGGGACTTGATGCTGGAGTATCTCTTCGCATCCTCGGCCGTGGCGGTGGGCTGGTCCGGTTACCTGACGGCCTTCCTGCGCGACTACGTGGGGGTGGTGATTCCCGCGGCGCTGGCGAACGCTCCGTTCGAGACGGCGCCCGGCTCGCTCATCCCTCACGCCACCGGCGCCATCATCAACCTGCCGGCGGTGCTGCTGGTGGGCGTGCTCACGGTGCTGCTGGTCGTGGGCATGCGGGAGTCGGCGCGCGTCAACAACATCATCGTGTTCCTGAAGATTGGCATCGTCCTGCTGGTCATCATCTTCGGGGCGTTCCACATCGAGCAGGCGAACTGGACGCCCTTCATTCCGCCCAACACGGGCCGCTATGGCGAGTTCGGCTGGAGCGGCATCCTGGCGGGGGCGGGGGTCATCTTCTTCGCGTACATCGGCTTCGATGCCGTCTCCACCGCGGCGCAGGAGACGAAGAATCCGTCGAAGGACCTGCCGACGGGAATCCTCGGCTCGCTCATCGTGTGCACGGTGCTCTACGTGCTGATGGCGGGCGTGATGACGGGCCTGGCGCCGTACTCCACGCTCGACGTCCCCGAGCCCGTCTACGTGGCCATCTCCAAGGGCGGCCCGTCGCTGGCCTGGCTGCGTCCCATCGTGGGGCTGGGGGCCATCGCGGGCCTGGCGTCCGTGGTGCTCGTGATGCTGATGGGGCAGCCGCGCATCTTCTTCGCCATGTCGCGTGACGGGCTGTTGCCGCCGTTCTTCGGCCGCATCCACCCGCGCTACCGGACGCCCTACGTCTCCACCATCATCACCGGCGTGGTGTCCATGGTGGTGGCGGGCTTGTTCCCCATCGGGTTGCTGGGGCACCTGGTGTCCATCGGAACGCTGTTCGCGTTCGTGGTCGTCTGCGCCGGCATCCTGGTGCTGCGCTACAGGCGGCCGGACCTGCCCAGACCCTTCCGCACGCCGTTCGTGCCGCTGGTTCCCATCCTGGGCATCCTGTGCTGTGGCGCCTTGATGCTGGGCCTTGGCCTGGAGACGTGGCTGCGCCTCATCATCTGGCTGGGATTGGGGCTCGCCATCTACTTCGGCTACGGCCGGAAGCACTCCCGGGTCGCGCAGGCGGAAGCGCAGGCGGGCTCCGAAGCGTCCTGA
- a CDS encoding enoyl-CoA hydratase/isomerase family protein, which yields MTDPNHGVLLEVAEGVATLTLNDAPRRNAMTPELGDALRVRVSELRGREDVRAVVLVGAGGTFSAGGDLQMLERLRKASFEEARVFMLDFYARYLSLLDLTVPTVAAVEGAAIGAGLCVALACDVCIVSEDAKLALNFVQLGLHPGMGATWLVPMRAGPQRAAELLLTGRRFDGREAARLGLALEATAATETRARALALARSIASNAPLATRGVKQRLGLDRAALQRALEEEARLQAESYGSADLGEGLAAAAARRPPVFQGR from the coding sequence ATGACCGACCCGAATCACGGCGTGCTCCTCGAGGTAGCGGAAGGGGTCGCCACCCTCACGTTGAACGATGCGCCTCGGCGCAATGCGATGACTCCCGAGCTGGGGGACGCGCTGCGCGTCCGGGTGAGCGAGCTGCGCGGGCGGGAGGACGTTCGCGCCGTGGTCCTCGTCGGAGCGGGCGGCACCTTCTCCGCGGGAGGGGACCTGCAGATGCTGGAGCGCCTGCGCAAGGCCTCCTTCGAGGAGGCGCGCGTCTTCATGCTCGACTTCTATGCGCGCTATCTCAGCCTCCTCGACCTGACCGTGCCGACAGTGGCCGCGGTGGAGGGCGCCGCCATTGGCGCGGGGCTGTGTGTCGCGCTCGCGTGTGACGTCTGCATCGTCTCCGAGGACGCGAAGCTCGCCCTCAACTTCGTGCAACTGGGACTGCACCCCGGCATGGGGGCCACCTGGCTCGTGCCGATGAGAGCGGGGCCGCAGCGCGCCGCGGAGCTGCTGCTCACGGGCCGCCGCTTCGACGGGCGGGAGGCCGCGCGGCTCGGACTCGCGCTGGAGGCCACCGCGGCCACGGAGACGCGCGCCCGGGCGCTTGCGCTCGCGCGGAGCATCGCCTCGAACGCGCCGCTGGCGACCCGAGGCGTCAAGCAACGCCTGGGTCTGGACCGCGCCGCGCTCCAGCGTGCGCTGGAGGAAGAGGCCCGGCTCCAGGCGGAGAGCTACGGCAGCGCGGACCTGGGCGAGGGGCTCGCCGCGGCGGCGGCTCGAAGGCCGCCGGTGTTCCAGGGGCGGTAG
- a CDS encoding SDR family NAD(P)-dependent oxidoreductase has protein sequence MTDLILTGASRGIGFALARTLAKSREYRLILVARDRARLEALAASIQQEGGQAVVVPGDLSTLSGARALGQRLAELVTPGATLVHNAGIWPTRRELTVDGLEMGFAVNHAAPLEMQQALLDAKRLRRILLVSAGLLVKGRFDAARTPTGEDFSSIRTYCDTKLGFALAMRDVATAHPELDVLVLHPGVVRTDLGARTGPMGWLLSLVKRRWEAPEVCAERLSRILAKERWSTPGQARWWVEEVEQPWPPVTEDAATQRAVREVHERVRAMG, from the coding sequence ATGACCGACCTCATCCTCACGGGAGCATCACGAGGCATTGGCTTCGCGCTGGCTCGGACACTCGCGAAGTCGCGTGAGTACCGGCTCATCCTGGTCGCCAGGGACCGCGCGCGACTGGAGGCCCTGGCCGCCTCCATCCAGCAGGAAGGTGGGCAGGCGGTCGTCGTCCCGGGCGACCTCTCGACGCTCTCGGGAGCCCGCGCGCTGGGACAGCGACTGGCGGAGCTGGTGACCCCTGGAGCCACGCTGGTGCACAACGCGGGCATCTGGCCCACCCGGCGCGAGCTGACCGTGGACGGTCTGGAGATGGGCTTCGCGGTGAACCACGCGGCGCCGCTTGAGATGCAACAGGCCCTGCTCGATGCGAAGCGGCTGCGGCGCATCCTGCTGGTGAGCGCGGGCCTGTTGGTGAAGGGCCGGTTCGATGCCGCACGCACGCCGACCGGCGAGGACTTCTCCAGCATCCGCACGTACTGCGACACCAAGCTGGGCTTCGCTCTCGCGATGCGTGACGTGGCCACCGCGCATCCGGAGCTGGATGTGCTGGTGCTCCACCCGGGCGTCGTGCGCACCGACCTCGGAGCCCGCACAGGCCCCATGGGCTGGCTGCTCTCGCTCGTGAAGCGGCGATGGGAAGCGCCCGAGGTCTGCGCCGAGCGCCTCTCGCGCATCCTCGCCAAGGAGCGCTGGTCCACGCCTGGACAGGCACGATGGTGGGTCGAGGAAGTGGAGCAGCCCTGGCCTCCCGTGACGGAGGATGCCGCCACACAGCGCGCCGTGCGCGAGGTGCACGAGCGGGTGCGCGCCATGGGCTGA